The Lycium ferocissimum isolate CSIRO_LF1 chromosome 1, AGI_CSIRO_Lferr_CH_V1, whole genome shotgun sequence genome includes a region encoding these proteins:
- the LOC132052117 gene encoding 6,7,8-trihydroxycoumarin synthase-like, with product MMLFLLFVGLPIFLIFLLPKIKKSGKNNLPPGPMGLPLIGNLHQYDSLTPHLYFWKLSKIYGKIFSLKLASAQMVVVSSPELAKEVLKTQDLVFCSRPSLLGQQKLSYNGRDIAFAPYNDYWREMRKICVLHLFSLKKVQLFSPIREDEVSRMIKKISQQANTSQITNLSNLMISLTSTIICRVAFGVRFDEEAHERKRFDYLLAEAQAMMVRFFVSDFFPSLSWIDKLTGLTDRLERNFKDLDEFYEELIEQHLSPNRPKSMEGDILDLLLQLKKEQSTPIDLTLEDIKGLLMNVLVAGSDTSAAVVVWAMTALMKNPRALKKVQVEIRKSIGNKGIVHEDDIQNMSYLKALIKETFRLYPPDPLLIPRESIKKSTLEGYEIQPGTIVHVNAWAIARDPKIWENPNEFIPERFLNSDIEFKREDYELIPFGVGRRGCPGITLGLAVIELALSNILYAFDWELPCGLKKEDIDTDVRHGITMHKKNHLCLLPKNYL from the exons ATGATGCTCTTTCTACTCTTTGTAGGCCTtcctatttttcttatttttcttcttcctaaAATCAAAAAGAGTGGCAAAAACAATCTGCCACCAGGTCCTATGGGTCTGCCATTAATTGGAAATTTGCATCAATATGATAGTTTAACCCCTCATCTCTATTTTTGGAAACTTTCCAAAATATATGGGAAAATCTTTTCATTGAAACTTGCTTCTGCTCAAATGGTTGTAGTTTCTTCACCAGAATTAGCAAAAGAAGTATTGAAGACACAAGATTTAGTATTTTGTAGTAGACCTTCTCTTCTTGGGCAGCAAAAATTGTCTTACAATGGTCGTGATATTGCCTTTGCACCTTATAATGACTATTGgagagaaatgagaaaaatttgTGTTCTTCATCTATTTAGTCTCAAGAAAGTACAACTATTTAGTCCAATTCGTGAAGATGAAGTCTCGAGAATGATCAAGAAAATATCTCAACAAGCGAATACCTCACAAATCACCAATTTGAGCAATTTAATGATTTCACTAACTAGTACAATTATTTGTAGAGTTGCTTTTGGTGTTAGGTTTGATGAAGAAGCACATGAAAGGAAGAGATTTGATTATCTTTTGGCTGAAGCTCAAGCAATGATGGTTAGGTTTTTTGTGTctgatttttttccttctttaagTTGGATTGATAAACTTACTGGACTGACAGATAGACTTGAGAGGAATTTCAAGGATTTGGATGAGTTTTATGAAGAACTCATTGAGCAGCATCTCAGTCCTAATAGGCCAAAATCCATGGAAGGGGACATTCTTGATCTTTTGCTCCAACTGAAGAAAGAGCAATCAACGCCAATTGATCTCACTTTGGAGGATATAAAAGGACTTCTCATG AATGTGTTAGTTGCTGGATCAGACACTAGTGCAGCTGTAGTAGTATGGGCAATGACAGCCTTGATGAAGAATCCAAGAGCCTTGAAGAAAGTCCAAGTAGAAATCAGAAAATCAATTGGAAACAAAGGCATTGTGCATGAagatgatatccaaaatatgtCTTATCTCAAAGCGTTGATAAAAGAGACATTTAGATTATATCCACCAGATCCACTCCTAATACCAAGAGAATCAATAAAAAAGTCCACATTAGAAGGTTATGAAATTCAGCCGGGAACTATAGTTCATGTTAACGCATGGGCAATTGCAAGGGATCCTAAAATATGGGAAAATCCAAATGAATTTATACCTGAGAGATTCTTGAATAGCGATATCGAATTCAAGAGAGAAGACTATGAGCTAATTCCATTTGGAGTAGGAAGAAGAGGGTGCCCAGGGATTACACTTGGGCTTGCAGTCATAGAACTTGCATTATCAAATATTCTTTATGCGTTTGATTGGGAGTTACCTTGTGGGTTGAAAAAAGAGGACATTGACACAGATGTTAGGCATGGAATCACTATGCATAAGAAAAATCATCTTTGCCTTCTCCCTAAAAATTATCTTTAG